The Apium graveolens cultivar Ventura chromosome 10, ASM990537v1, whole genome shotgun sequence nucleotide sequence AACAGATAATTGACTTAAAATGCGTGTTGAACACTCTTTTTGTAATGTTAAAAAAATTTattgggacagagggagtatatcTTATCAATACTAACTAATACTTCATTTGCGACTTTATAATGATAGTTTATACAACGATGGAGGACATCTTGAGTtgattattatatttaaaatttggTTAATATTAACAATGATGGGTGTTTTGTAAAACAATATCGGAGACGGCTTAGATTCCAGAATGAAATTAAAAATAAGTTTTGAAGAAATAATACAAATTGAAAGTGATCACAAATATACCGATGATGTTATGTACATTGATGAAATTTACCATTGATCAAACATAATTGAACAAACTACATTAATATTCATATAGAagttaaaaatattaatattattttaaactTATCATATGCAATATTAAATTTATCATGAATATTCGTGTTTATGTAATTACGTGTATCAAAATATTAGATTTAagtattaaattaaatttatgtGTCCGTGTCATTTATTTTATAGTTGCAGCTATTCATAATCAATATATTTCGTTATATAAAATGATAAAATGGGTCCTACTACATCATCTTTACGCAAAAAACTATAAATAAAAAGTGAGTCTCTGATTCGTAACCCTCGTTAAATTGTTAAACCATATGTGATACTAAAATTTATTTTGGATAATAGAGACACAAACTTATTATTTAGGCTAAAAAAATTACACTTAATATGATTCAAATTTacgtatatatataaaattttatatatgGGACTGGTAAATAAGTTTCAAAAAATTACAATTTAAGCTTCAACTTCAATTTTTTAGGCATTTTAATTATACACACCATAATTTTTAAATAGTGATATTCATTGATTTTGTTTTAAATAATAGACTTTGCAGTTTTTTttatcaattatatatatatatatatatatatatatatatatatatattataactaaaatcttgcataaaaacattgaaaaacatattattttacgaattatgttctacaaagatcattatttattttcaaaaacttaAACATCATGCATGTAGTGCATGTAGAactttacaaaatattttattctaaaaaacatgtttagtttgcagaacatttgttcaAATAGCAGAAGATACacattatacttattaaacttaatctttaataattttaattaattagtgatattcgtagaatatacttcacaaaataatatattttatagtattTTGATTGCTGAACACGGGTGGTCTCCGAGGTATCCGATAAAAATATGGTCTCCAAAGaacttttatatattatatatggaGAGAGAGAGTTAAGTTCTACCGCGAAAATTTAAGGGCGGTCATTTTAATTTTGTATCTGAAACGAATAGGTTCAAGAGATCAGAGAATTAACGATCCCCACCTGAAATGGGTAAAAAATcaaaatacccaccatttgggGGCTTGGTGCCCAAAATACCATTTGGCGGGAGGAAGTGCCCATTTTACCCCCGAATACGTAAACAGACGTATTCTTTGCAAAAATAAAAAAAGGAATACGCATCTGTAGAATGCGCAGTTCGTCGGTATTTTGGGTAGTCTTTTTGCCGGTGGGTATTCTGGGCACTTGAAACTGGAAAGTGGTATATTTTGGGCATTCTTTCTAAGTTCTCTGGAGACCAGTTTTTTTTGGAGACATCGAAGGCGTTCTATAAGTAATATTAcataaaaatattgcaaaacatattattttgccAATCATACTCTACAAATAtccttattttatttaaaatcttgaaaattatatatgtaatgcatgtaaaatattacaaaaatattttattctgtAAAACATGTTAAGGTTGCTGAACATTTGTTCAGTTTGAAGAACATACACACATATTTGACTGATTAAACTTAAACGattttcaataattttaattaattagtCATACTCGTAAAATATACtttgaaaaataatatatttaatagTGTTTTGATTGTAGAACATATATGGTCTACAAGGTCTCAAGTGGTCCTTATAAAAtttcctatatatatattataattttaaaagctaAATATTTGTTAATTATAGGAGTTTATTTTAATTCAATTTGTATATATGTGATTTGAATTTTAAATCTTTGTAATTAATATGTTATAGATATTATCAAGTCCACAAATCCTCTATCTAAAAATCAAAATGTTCTAgattctaaaattaattaactcGTCCTATCAAAATATGGGACCCAGCTATAAATCAAGAAAAACTAAACATTCTTGGAATTATTTGGGATTCCAAAATTTGGAACAATATCTTTGATATTATTATTTCaaattttattgattttattTGTATCTGTCATATTAAATATTACATTAGATATTCTCTCTCCATCTTATACCATCTTCCACTCTCTATTCTTTCTCTCCTTTCTCTCAATCCCAACATTTTACACAATGGCGGAATTAACAGCAAACCAGGTACTGATCAGTAGAGGATCATGGGTGGAGGTCTCCTTAGACCATCCCCGTTTTAGTAAATCCTGGTACAAAGCCACAGTTCTCCGTCTGTGTACACAAAAAATACAAGTCAAATTACAGAACCTCTCCGATCCTGACACGAATGGACCACTTATACGATTTGTAGATCTGGAAAGGGTTCGGCCCATTCCTCCACCAGATCACCCAGGAGTCAGGTTCTTTGAAGGAATGAAAGTCAATGTTAAAGAAGATGGCGGGTGGTGGGAAGCTCTTATATTAACTGTGCACGACTCCATTGAAAAATTCACTGTATTTATGGAATCAAATTGGACAATAAGACAATTTTCTGGGTCTGAGCTTAGGATGCACTGGGTATGGGATGACAACTGGGTCCTACCTACACAACATCAAGAGTAAGTTTGTTTTTATTTTGGTTCCCTGCCTAGCAAATTTTAATCTCCCCCTTTTATATCAATTAATGTTCCAtcttattttttatataaaaatatactctTACTTCCTCCATttccaaaaaaaataaaattatgtcAATATTGTGTGaaagttttattttttttatgaatCATATGTGTTGGCATAAATTATAAACTTTAATATgcaataaaaaaacaaaaaaaacatgattttaaaaaaaaactttttatatatttatgaatCTTATAGCATAAATTATAAAGTTTAATTTTTTATGCTATTCTTGAAATGCTTGTAAAAATTAGATGTTCTAAACAAAATGGAAGGAAGAAATTAGATGTATCCAAtattttttctctttacttaATTACCTAATTACCTAGGTCAACTTCTGATGAAGCTCCTGAGGATGAAAGCGGAAAGCCCTCCTGCCAGCAGCCGCCGTGTAGCTAAAAAGGTATCAATATCAAAATAAAGAAAAACTAATAATATTTTGTCAATTGAAACTGAATATATATTATTACtgtaaaattattatttttttaaattaattaaaccAATGCAGATACAGGCTGCCATCCTGCTGCGACTATGAAAGAGGCTGCGGCTAGAGTCTGATTTCTTATTTGTTCAGCTACATGAACCAAACCCTATGTGCATGTTTAGAATGTTTTTTATGTTACTATCAAACCGGTGCTGAATTTCCCTTACTTCCCGTTGTTATGAATGATTAGACTGGCATTTTTGTTTTGTGTTGATAGAGTTGTTTTTATCTCTATACCTTTCATGCCATTGGTTTATTTTTTTACTGAGAGTTCACAACATATCTAATATTTTTAGTTCCCCCAGGTGTTTCCTTACACCTTGTTAAATTATTTTTCAACCGGATCATGAGCAAATAATATAAGTTGATCAGTCAAAATTGATGGGGAACATATATTATAATTCAAGAAAAT carries:
- the LOC141691622 gene encoding DUF724 domain-containing protein 6-like; the encoded protein is MAELTANQVLISRGSWVEVSLDHPRFSKSWYKATVLRLCTQKIQVKLQNLSDPDTNGPLIRFVDLERVRPIPPPDHPGVRFFEGMKVNVKEDGGWWEALILTVHDSIEKFTVFMESNWTIRQFSGSELRMHWVWDDNWVLPTQHQE